Proteins encoded together in one Penicillium digitatum chromosome 1, complete sequence window:
- a CDS encoding Mitochondrial matrix Mmp37 has product MPVVTMVASRGANPSSLWRSRTLLSPSGVLPSTERFLSFDCHPITPYNGRLSANNRASKSHLLCKVTTNKSSSSSFSTSSSLMLPENWDENPDLSITNFSELPSKDFGVNQHMIINQDFKEALRMILWQFKAPIRYAFAYGSGVFAQNGSGAPSSSLHPSAPTAIQNMQKGSGKMIDFIFGVSYSQHWHAINLNQNRDHYSALGSLGSYTVSQVQDRFGAGVYFHPYITVNGTMIKYGVVNLDTLCRDLTQWDTMYLAGRLQKPVKILRDHPKVRLANQMNLLSALRVALLLLPERFSEFELYSTIAGMSYMGDLRMALPAEDPSKVRNIVSGQMAHFRRLYAPLIENLPNVTFQDPRCSIEDWIDDPNAILAMAQDMDPVMRGNMVRRLPESFRRKLYFQYQSRYEIPQADFDKMIQEGKDSDEVLRRPQGGSFERRISGDDHLQEEVSKSIEKTIRWPSTVQTIKAPFTAGLGKSWTYIMEKRDKHKKSRMAAASALETPSGANKPAQAPMSSELKETKKE; this is encoded by the coding sequence CAAATAACAGGGCTTCAAAGTCGCATCTGCTGTGCAAAGTGACCACCAACaagtcatcctcctcctcgttctCGACGTCTTCATCCTTGATGCTACCCGAAAACTGGGACGAAAATCCGGACTTGTCAATCACAAATTTTTCGGAGCTTCCTTCCAAGGATTTTGGAGTCAACCAGCACATGATCATAAACCAAGATTTCAAGGAGGCATTGCGAATGATCCTTTGGCAGTTCAAAGCACCAATCCGATACGCATTTGCCTATGGGTCAGGTGTTTTTGCGCAAAATGGCAGCGGAGCTCCGTCCAGCTCACTGCACCCCTCGGCGCCTACAGCCATCCAAAACATGCAAAAGGGGTCCGGGAAAATGATTGACTTCATTTTCGGAGTTTCATACTCCCAGCACTGGCATGCTATCAATCTTAACCAAAATCGTGATCACTACTCTGCATTAGGCTCGCTCGGGTCGTACACAGTCTCCCAAGTACAGGACCGCTTCGGCGCGGGAGTGTACTTCCATCCTTATATCACCGTGAATGGGACGATGATCAAATACGGTGTGGTGAACCTGGATACATTATGTCGAGATCTCACGCAGTGGGACACCATGTATCTCGCTGGTCGTCTGCAAAAGCCTGTCAAGATCTTGCGGGACCACCCGAAGGTGCGATTGGCCAACCAGATGAATTTGTTGTCTGCTTTGCGTGTCGCACTGCTGTTACTGCCAGAAAGATTCAGTGAGTTCGAGCTCTATAGCACAATCGCGGGTATGAGTTATATGGGAGATTTGCGCATGGCTCTCCCCGCAGAGGATCCCAGCAAGGTGCGAAATATTGTTTCAGGGCAAATGGCGCACTTCCGCCGGCTCTACGCACCACTCATCGAAAATCTTCCCAATGTTACTTTCCAAGACCCCCGCTGCAGCATCGAGGATTGGATTGATGACCCGAATGCTATCTTAGCCATGGCGCAAGATATGGATCCGGTGATGCGTGGTAACATGGTTCGTCGCTTGCCTGAATCTTTCCGGCGAAAGCTGTATTTCCAGTATCAGTCTCGCTATGAGATCCCTCAAGCCGATTTCGATAAAATGATCCAGGAGGGTAAGGATTCGGACGAGGTTCTTCGTCGGCCTCAAGGCGGTTCATTTGAGCGACGGATTTCTGGGGATGACCACCTTCAGGAAGAGGTCTCCAAGTCTATTGAGAAGACAATCCGCTGGCCAAGTACTGTCCAAACGATCAAAGCACCGTTTACTGCAGGCCTTGGTAAGAGCTGGACTTACATCATGGAGAAACGTGATAAGCACAAGAAATCTCGGATGGCAGCCGCATCAGCACTCGAGACCCCCTCTGGGGCGAATAAGCCCGCCCAAGCACCAATGTCGTCGGAGCTGAAGGAGACCAAGAAAGAATAA
- a CDS encoding Uncharacterized conserved protein UCP038021, RWD: MAMFPSPGELEIPEFTTQCVERLRDWCENPTSTPPKLPSSISLTVCLPIAEGGRIIQVNISVPLQCDNPETLDHSPPLGYSVRQPEWMSRAEVAGLTASIPQGADALEAFEYIQAEASRFLESKQSQTVTPKDTDRGPTVRVWFYFPSLSTRKKRDDMVNLAPGYALTGFVLAGKPGVLCLEGASSDIDSYMSFIKTHSWGDIPSHQKKVSERFRETEDVQRVFSGMEEITDSLGERGGQRANRGDMQALEAWLGKRGLQEAFEKVIF, encoded by the coding sequence ATGGCGATGTTCCCGTCTCCGGGCGAGCTGGAAATCCCGGAATTCACAACGCAGTGTGTGGAGAGACTCCGCGACTGGTGCGAAAATCCGACTTCCACACCTCCTAAACTCCCTTCAAGCATCTCTCTCACTGTCTGTCTACCAATTGCAGAAGGAGGCAGAATCATTCAAGTGAACATTTCCGTGCCGCTGCAATGTGATAATCCAGAGACACTTGACCACTCACCGCCATTGGGCTATTCGGTTCGACAACCCGAGTGGATGTCCAGAGCCGAAGTTGCGGGACTTACTGCCTCAATACCGCAAGGTGCTGATGCTTTAGAGGCATTCGAATACATCCAAGCAGAAGCCAGCCGCTTCCTTGAAAGCAAACAGTCCCAGACCGTGACTCCGAAAGATACAGACAGGGGGCCAACTGTCCGAGTCTGGTTCTATTTCCCATCCCTGTCAACCCGTAAAAAGAGAGATGACATGGTCAACCTCGCACCAGGATATGCTCTGACGGGCTTTGTGCTGGCGGGCAAGCCGGGCGTATTGTGTCTTGAGGGTGCATCATCTGATATCGACTCTTATATGAGTTTCATCAAGACACACTCCTGGGGTGATATTCCTAGCCATCAGAAAAAAGTCAGCGAGAGGTTTCGAGAGACAGAGGATGTTCAGAGAGTCTTTTCGGGGATGGAGGAAATCACAGACTCGCTAGGAGAGCGAGGTGGCCAGCGGGCCAATCGGGGTGATATGCAAGCGCTGGAAGCGTGGTTAGGGAAAAGAGGGCTACAAGAAGCATTTGAAAAGGTTATATTCTAG
- a CDS encoding Transposable element tc3 transposase, putative yields the protein MPARSELTPALRERICELHSAVHWGYKRIHNRYPWISLSTIRYTIKKEHERRAGVTKPRSGRPKKLDATDK from the exons ATGCCTGCTCGATCTGAGCTTACCCCGGCTCTTAGAGAGAGGATATGTGAGCTTCACTCGGCTGTTCACTGGGGTTATAAGCGCATTCACAACCGGTACCCAtggatttctctctctaCAATCCGGTATACAATTAAAAAAGAGCACGAACGGCGTGCTGGTGTTACGAAACCTCGCTCTGGTCGACCAAAGAAGCTTGATGCCACCGACAAA TGA
- a CDS encoding Protein kinase-like domain, whose translation MDNEIHPIIELPTIADIEASTDVLSIRTNAIKVVRVKEHFAVKIGYSIPPLEAENMKFVAANSKVPVPKVHANFVDPETQKRYVVMDFVPGTDLQKLLPSLTPIEKTTVSKRIKQAINELRTLPSPDYFGNLNGTPYIDGVLSTPDNNPIISGPFKDQKQMNQGILERLGQTQSPHYIRLLKEMINCTLKNHRIVFTHGDLQPKNIIVERIGVCNDGDADFKVTLIDWNLSGWYPEFWDFCNSTLYCQMKPDWLELIPDIFDQYPIEYLMMQVVYSSVFY comes from the coding sequence ATGGACAACGAGATTCATCCCATCATTGAACTACCAACCATTGCCGATATTGAGGCGTCGACCGATGTCCTTAGTATACGAACCAACGCCATTAAAGTGGTTCGAGTAAAGGAACACTTCGCAGTCAAGATTGGGTATTCGATCCCGCCTTTGGAAGCTGAGAACATGAAATTTGTTGCAGCCAACAGCAAGGTTCCTGTGCCAAAGGTTCACGCCAACTTTGTCGACCCAGAGACCCAGAAAAGATATGTCGTTATGGATTTCGTCCCTGGTACAGACTTGCAAAAGTTACTGCCATCGCTCACCCCAATCGAGAAAACGACGGTCAGCAAGAGGATCAAACAGGCGATCAATGAACTGCGAACATTACCATCACCTGACTACTTTGGGAACTTGAATGGGACGCCTTACATCGACGGTGTTCTTTCAACTCCTGATAACAACCCAATCATTTCTGGGCCATTCAAGGATCAGAAGCAGATGAATCAAGGAATACTGGAGAGACTGGGCCAAACGCAGTCACCGCACTACATTCGATTGTTGAAAGAAATGATCAACTGCACCCTCAAGAACCATCGAATTGTCTTTACTCATGGAGACCTGCAACCAAAGAACATAATTGTGGAGCGAATAGGGGTCTGCAATGATGGAGACGCAGACTTCAAAGTCACTCTCATCGACTGGAATTTGTCAGGATGGTACCCCGAGTTTTGGGATTTTTGCAATTCAACATTGTACTGCCAAATGAAACCGGATTGGCTCGAGCTTATCCCAGACATATTTGACCAATACCCGATAGAATACCTAATGATGCAAGTCGTCTACTCGTCGGTTTTTTATTGA
- a CDS encoding Putative Small G-protein GPA2 — MGRIPNLSRALGPDHLGKSTIVKQMRMIPSDGFSEQEQQGVLRAQSPREGATEVIFTQAGINWRMVDLCGQTLERKKWMPCLGDVDCLVFVVALSSYDHCLAEGHCTNQMREAMKLFDSSANSDHFKSKPILLILDKLDVFEEKLNHSPISGHFPDFNDSEATFWAAAEYFGHLFQQINRTQGREICVHYTNTTDDNFLKSMMALLYQIVMAQRLRSHGVRDIY; from the exons atggGAAGGATTCCTAACCTAAGTCGAGCCTTAGGGCCCGATCACTTGGGCAAATCGACTATTGTCAAGCAAATGCGGATGATTCCTTCAGACGGCTTCTCTGAACAGGAACAGCAGGGTGTTCTTCGCGCGCAGAGCCCAAGGGAAGGAGCTACTGAGGTCATCTTTACTCAGGCCGGCATAAATTGGCGCATGGTGGATCTATGTGGTCAAACtctggaaagaaagaagtgGATGCCGTGCCTTGGAGACGTGGATTGTCTCGTATTCGTGGTCGCGCTATCTAGCTATGATCATTGTCTAGCTGAGGGTCACTGTACT AACCAGATGCGGGAAGCAATGAAGCTCTTCGACTCCTCTGCCAACAGCGACCATTTCAAAAGCAAGCCTATTCTCCTTATCTTGGACAAACTGGACGTTTTCGAGGAGAAGCTCAACCACTCACCTATCTCTGGACACTTTCCAGACTTCAATGACTCCGAGGCCACATTTTGGGCTGCGGCGGAATATTTTGGCCACCTTTTCCAGCAAATCAATAGAACACAGGGCCGTGAGATCTGCGTTCATTATACGAATACGACTGACGATAATTTCCTCAAGTCGATGATGGCTTTGTTGTATCAAATAGTTATGGCACAAAGGCTTCGCTCCCATGGTGTTCGCGACATTTATTAG
- a CDS encoding protein kinase: MAPYGRILNSDELDQGQRGSSGFLGPRTEQFALGSLFYLINYGFEVYGDRCLTENPNEHGRKVVDLLQNMEFPKLDRDPLIDNIINKCWHNNYATIAELAAYTDTLLPGKTIRRETKAETKSVPEWRMGGLWNSFRSWWALVLYRTSEATNPEVANDRQPDDYSHDTGQNRSAEDFSSKKAFCQSLEKRGLRHKLSLGEPEQLGFTTEWYRHSMNWDAPEIFCETLRPLFIHIVVCGARENEGLV, from the exons ATGGCCCCGTATGGAAGAATACTCAACAGCGACGAGCTGGATCAAGGACAACGTGGGAGTTCCGGCTTCCTAGGCCCTCGAACCGAACAATTCGCCCTCGGTTCCTTGTTCTACCTCATAAACTACGGCTTTGAGGTTTATGGAGATCGATGTCTTACCGAGAATCCTAACGAGCACGGACGCAAGGTTGTGGACTTACTGCAGAACATGGAATTTCCAAAGTTAGATCGTGATCCGTTAATTGACAACATTATCAACAAATGCTGGCACAACAATTATGCCACGATTGCGGAATTGGCCGCATACACAGATACGCTTCTTCCTGGAAAAACCATCAGGAGGGAGACCAAGGCCGAAACAAAATCCGTTCCCGAATGGCGTATGGGCGGGTTATGGAATAGTTTCAGATCTTGGTGGGCGTTAGTGCTCTATCGCACCAGCGAGGCAACCAACCCTGAAGTAGCCAATGACAGACAGCCGGATGACTATAGCCATGACACGGGTCAAAACCGCTCGGCAGAGGATTTCTCTTCGAAAAAAGCGTTCTGCCAGAGCTTGGAGAAGCGTGGGCTTCGTCATAAGCTTTCTTTGGGAGAGCCAGAGCAACTTGGATTCACTACCGAGTGGTATAGACATTCCATGA ACTGGGACGCGCCTGAGATCTTCTGCGAGACTCTCCG TCCTCTGTTTATTCACATTGTGGTTTGTGGTGCAAGAGAAAACGAGGGATTGGTCTAA
- a CDS encoding MYB-like, producing the protein MSAHNPRRSYLSRWQMSLGVGTAVPGRQSKKKSSSVGKRHSKVGASRSNKGLHRRSSVSFPIVHAQFSALPVEDRLEFLSWLFEGALSHYISQIPNWLTLSIPLVREKVTMVRGRSIFIGEAQGRTESCLVGGDETFCTEIRQEE; encoded by the exons ATGAGTGCCCACAATCCTCGACGATCATACCTTTCCAGGTG GCAGATGTCTCTTGGAGTG GGAACGGCGGTTCCTGGTCGTcagtccaaaaaaaaaagttcgAGTGTTGGGAAGAGACATTCGAAAGTTGGTGCCTCCCGGTCCAATAAAGGCCTCCATCGTCGCAGCAGCGTTTCGTTTCCTATCGTTCATGCTCAATTCTCGGCCCTTCCCGTCGAAGACCGGCTAGAGTTCCTGTCCTGGTTATTTGAGGGTGCTTTGTCTCATTATATTT CCCAAATACCGAACTGGTTAACGCTCAGCATACCCCTTGTACGGGAAAAGGTTACTATGGTCCGAGGAAGAAGTATCTTTATTGGTGAAGCTCAGGGAAGAACAGAATCTTGCTTGGTCGGAGGTGACGAGACATTTTGCACAGAAATTCGCCAGGAGGAGTAA
- a CDS encoding Histidinol-phosphate aminotransferase produces MASKSPFNLATCARPNILALQPYRCARDDYKDDGTNVLLDANENAFGPSLALNSEGALQSSQTGNATGASQLEIDFLGLNRYPDPHQIELKQLFCNLRNTHHHTPKTLLPENMFCGVGSDEAIDALLRCFCVPGKDKILTCPPTYGMYSVSAQVNDLEIVKVPLDATNRFHLQADKVNEALSADPSIKLAYICSPGNPTANLIRKEDIRKVLEHPTWNGIVVVDEAYIDFAPEGSSLAEWVTEWPNLVVMQTLSKAFGLAGIRLGVAYASVEVARLLNSLKAPYNISSPTSALASAALTAPNLAVMHRSRSQIIAQRDRLLRELPTIPGVGQFLGGSDANFLLVQILDTEGRPSNVTAHAAYEAMAEKRGVVVRFRGKELGCEGCLRITVGTETEVTKFLQELRIVLSGLGSG; encoded by the exons ATGGCTTCGAAGTCTCCTTTTAATTTGGCCACATGCGCCCGTCCTAACATCCTGGCATTGCAGCCTTACCGATGCGCCAGAGA TGACTACAAAGATGATGGGACGAACGTCCTCCTCGACGCCAACGAGAATGCCTTCGGTCCCAGTCTTGCCCTGAATAGCGAGGGAGCCTTGCAATCCTCCCAGACTGGCAATGCCACGGGAGCCTCCCAGCTGGAGATTGATTTCCTCGGCCTGAACCGCTACCCGGATCC TCACCAAATTGAGTTGAAGCAGCTCTTCTGCAACCTCCGCAATACCCACCACCACACCCCGAAGACCCTTCTCCCCGAGAACATGTTCTGCGGCGTAGGCTCAGACGAAGCCATTGACGCGCTACTACGCTGCTTCTGCGTTCCCGGCAAAGACAAGATCCTCACATGTCCCCCAACCTACGGAATGTACAGCGTTAGCGCGCAGGTCAACGACCTCGAGATCGTCAAGGTACCACTCGACGCTACGAACAGATTCCACCTACAAGCCGATAAGGTCAACGAGGCCCTATCAGCCGACCCATCAATCAAGCTGGCCTATATCTGCTCACCGGGCAACCCGACCGCGAATCTGATCCGCAAAGAGGACATCCGCAAGGTTCTTGAACACCCAACTTGGAACGGCATCGTGGTGGTCGATGAAGCGTATATCGACTTTGCGCCCGAAGGCTCTAGTCTGGCAGAGTGGGTGACCGAGTGGCCCAACCTAGTCGTCATGCAGACACTCAGCAAGGCATTTGGTCTGGCCGGTATCCGCCTCGGCGTGGCCTATGCCAGTGTGGAGGTCGCGCGTCTGCTTAACAGTCTCAAAGCTCCTTATAACATCTCCAGCCCTACCAGCGCGCTCGCCTCCGCCGCACTCACGGCCCCCAATCTGGCAGTGATGCACCGCTCCCGCTCGCAGATCATCGCGCAACGCGACCGTCTGCTCCGTGAGCTCCCGACGATTCCTGGCGTAGGGCAATTCCTTGGTGGTAGCGACGCAAACTTCTTGCTCGTGCAGATTCTGGACACCGAGGGCCGACCAAGTAACGTGACTGCGCATGCGGCTTACGAGGCGATGGCAGAGAAGCGTGGTGTGGTGGTCCGCTTCCGTGGGAAAGAGCTTGGATGTGAAGGCTGTCTCCGTATCACTGTCGGGACGGAGACGGAAGTTACCAAATTCCTTCAGGAGCTGCGGATTGTGTTGAGTGGACTGGGCTCAGGATGA